The Pseudomonas sp. IAC-BECa141 genome contains the following window.
CACCAGCGACCGCAGCATCGCCCAGTCCGCCAGATAGCAAATGATGTAGAGCAGGCGACTGGTGATGAACAGCACCGCCAGCACATTGACCGTTACCAGCTCCGCAGTGCCCACCAGGTGCGCGACGATCACCGCCGTCGCAAACGCCGGGGTCACTTCAAAACTGTTCAGTTGCGCCGCATGGGCACGGCGCGCCACGCCATCCACGCTGTCCAGAAAGTCCCGGGGATCATGATTGTCCCGCAGCCTGAAACCACCCGAGGCCTTGGCCACGACGGTGCACAGATAGGGCAGAAAGATCGCGATCAACACACACCACAGAGCCACCGTCATAACGCCGTCCTTCTTTCGAGTTTTAGAGTTGCCGGGCGGTCAGAGCTTCATCACCAGCATGCCGACCAGCACCAGCCCACAGGCTAAGAGCCGTGGCCGGCCGAAAGGTTCTTTCAGGTATCGCATGCCGAACAGCACCACCAGGATCACGCTGATTTCACGCAATGCCGCCGCTTCGGCAATCGAACCCAACTGCATCGCCCACAGCACCAGAGCGTAGCTGAACAACACGCAGAACCCGACCGCCAGACCCAGCCTCCATTGCTCGCGCCAGAACAGCCTGAACGCCGGACGTTTGGCCACCCACGCCAGCAACGGAAACGGCCAGGCACTGAGCAGTGTGACCCAGACCAGGTAATCCAGCGGATGCGACCAGCGCCGCAACGCCTGGCCATCGATGTAGGTGTAGCAGCCGATGCACAAGCCGATCAGCGCCACTACCGGCAGCATCGACCACGGCAGGTGTTTCCCGCCGCCGCCCTGCCAAAGCAGGCAGGCCATGCCCAGCGGGATCAACAGGATCCCGAAGATCTGCTGGGTGGTCAGCACTTCGCCGGCGAAGATCAGGGTCAGCGCCAGCACGACCAGCGGCGACAATCCGCGCATCAATGGATAGACCAGCCCCAGGTCGCCGACCCGATAGGCCTGGATCAACAGGTAGCGATAAAGCAGCTCGAACGCCGCCGACGCCAGAATCCACGGCCAGATCTCCGGCGGCGGCAGGCTGATGAAAGGGAATGCCAGCGCGACGAACAACAGTGCCACGGTGTCCATGCAGGCCACCACCAGCAGCCGCTCGGCACTGAATTTGATCAACGTATTCCACGCTGCATGCAACAGCGCCGCCACCAACACCAGAGCTGTCGCCAGCACGTGCCACTCCTTGCTTCTTGTTATTGAGACTGAGCCAATTAGTCAGATTATTGATTCGCGATGTGTCAGCAGCTGTTTATACTGCAAGCGACCACGCCGCACTCAGTTGCGCACAGACAAATTCCAATAATTCCTGCCTGTCCCGTTCTCGTCCGAGAGCGGTCGACGGCCTGCGTATGCCTGATCAAAGCGTCAAGACTAACGACAGAGACCTTGCGCATGCCACTCGCCTTGCTTGCACTCGCTGTTGCCGCTTTCGGCATCGGCACCACTGAATTCGTCATCATGGGCCTGCTGCCCGATGTCGCCCGCGACCTCGCGGTGAGCATTCCCCACGCCGGCCTGTTGATCACCGGCTACGCCCTGGGCGTGGTGTTCGGTGCGCCGATCCTGGCGATCGGCACCGCCAACATGCCGCGCAAGGCCACACTGCTGGGCATGACGCTGATGTTCATCCTCGGCAACGTGCTGTGCGCACTGGCGCCGAACTACGCGACACTGATGGCGGCGCGGGTGGTGACTGCGTTGTGCCACGGGGCGTTCTTCGGCATCGGTTCGGTGGTGGCCGCCGGGCTGGTCGCGCCGAACAAACGGGCGCAGGCAATTGCAATGATGTTCACCGGCCTGACCCTGGCCAACGTCCTCGGTGTACCACTGGGCACTGCGCTCGGCCAGTACGCAGGCTGGCGCTCGACCTTCTGGGCGGTCTCGGTGATCGGTGTGATCGCCGCCCTCGCCCAGTGGCTGTGGTTGCCGAAACATATCCCGATGGACAAGGCCAACCTCGCCAGCGAATTCAAAGTGCTGGGCAAGGTCAACGTGTTGCTGGCGCTGGGCATGAGCGTGCTGGCCTCCACCAGCCTGTTCAGCGTGTTCACCTACATCGCGCCGATTCTGCAGGACATCACCGGCGTCAGCCCCCACGGCGTGACTGTGATGCTGTTGTTGTTCGGCGTCGGCCTGACCGGCGGCAGCATGCTCGGCGGTCGCCTGGCCGACAGTCGCCTGCTGCCGTCGCTGGTGGGTGTCGCGCTGGCGGTGGTGGTGATTCTGGCGGCGTTCAGCCAGACCAGTCGAGCGGTGGTTCCGGCGGCGGTCACGCTGGTGCTGTGGGGGATTTTTGCCTTCGCCCTGTGCCCGATCCTGCAACTGCTGATCATCGATCAGGCGCATGAAGCACCGAACCTCGGTTCGACCCTGAACCAGAGCGCGTTCAACCTCGGCAATGCCGCCGGCGCGTGGATCGGCGGGCTGGTGGTCGCCAGCGGTGCGGACCTGGCCGACTTGCCGTGGACCGGCGCGCTGGTGGGTGTGCTGACCGTGCTGACGGCGCTGTTTTTCATCTACCTGCAACGTCGGGGTGTCGCTGCGGTCAATGTGTCCGGCTGATTTCCCCGGGGACACCATTGTGTCCCCACCCGGCGTCAGCCCATCCAACCCTTGCGTCCTTGCGCGGGCGCGCTGTCTTTCACCCCCCATCCAAAGGACTCCGGATGCTTGAACTCGTTGCCGCTTTCATCTGCCTGACCACCCTCCTCACCTTCGTCAATTTCCGTTTCATCGGCCTGCCCCCAACCATCGGCGTGATGGTGACTGCACTGATGTTTTCCCTGTTGCTGCAAGGCCTGAGCCTGCTCGGTTACCCCGGTCTCGAAGA
Protein-coding sequences here:
- a CDS encoding MFS transporter translates to MPLALLALAVAAFGIGTTEFVIMGLLPDVARDLAVSIPHAGLLITGYALGVVFGAPILAIGTANMPRKATLLGMTLMFILGNVLCALAPNYATLMAARVVTALCHGAFFGIGSVVAAGLVAPNKRAQAIAMMFTGLTLANVLGVPLGTALGQYAGWRSTFWAVSVIGVIAALAQWLWLPKHIPMDKANLASEFKVLGKVNVLLALGMSVLASTSLFSVFTYIAPILQDITGVSPHGVTVMLLLFGVGLTGGSMLGGRLADSRLLPSLVGVALAVVVILAAFSQTSRAVVPAAVTLVLWGIFAFALCPILQLLIIDQAHEAPNLGSTLNQSAFNLGNAAGAWIGGLVVASGADLADLPWTGALVGVLTVLTALFFIYLQRRGVAAVNVSG
- a CDS encoding EamA family transporter; this translates as MLATALVLVAALLHAAWNTLIKFSAERLLVVACMDTVALLFVALAFPFISLPPPEIWPWILASAAFELLYRYLLIQAYRVGDLGLVYPLMRGLSPLVVLALTLIFAGEVLTTQQIFGILLIPLGMACLLWQGGGGKHLPWSMLPVVALIGLCIGCYTYIDGQALRRWSHPLDYLVWVTLLSAWPFPLLAWVAKRPAFRLFWREQWRLGLAVGFCVLFSYALVLWAMQLGSIAEAAALREISVILVVLFGMRYLKEPFGRPRLLACGLVLVGMLVMKL
- a CDS encoding MAPEG family protein, with translation MTVALWCVLIAIFLPYLCTVVAKASGGFRLRDNHDPRDFLDSVDGVARRAHAAQLNSFEVTPAFATAVIVAHLVGTAELVTVNVLAVLFITSRLLYIICYLADWAMLRSLVWFVGMGLIASFFFVSV